The genomic segment GCTGGGCGATCCAGTGGATTATAAATTCGGAATCAGCGTGAATCTGGAGTTACCGAATATCAGCGAGCGGTTGAATTTGCTGTTGCAATCGGAAGACGAGGAAGCGCGTGAAGCCGACCCGCTGGAAAGTATTGAAAACAATCATTACTCCGCCGCGTTGCGGTTTATTCTGCAGGAGAGTGAACGCTGGAAGACCGACATTGATACCGGTGTTCGCTGGGGGTTACCCCCCGATCCGTTTACTCGTCTCCGGGCCAGGCGCTACGGCTATTTTGCCGAATGGGAAGTAAAAGCAACCCAGACCCTGTCTTACTACGCTACCAAGGGCTGGGGAGAAGACACCAGTCTGCAAATGAACTACCCCCTCAATATCGAGAAGCTGTTCCGGATCAACGCCAAAGCCGCTTATTTGCTTAACGACGATTATTTTAAGCTGTCCTACAGTGGCGGCTTGTACCACGAACTCAGCCGTCGAGCCGCATTGGGTTATATCGCCGGTGCCAGTGGTGATACCGAGGGATATCCCAGTTTTTACAACTACAGTGTCAGCGTGCGTTATCGTCGCCAGATCTACAAGGATTGGGTGTTTGCTGAGTTTGCCCCGGAGCTGGTGTGGGAGCGGGACAAGGATTATGAAACCACCCCCGTAATCATGTTTCGTATCGAAAGCGTGATTTCAAAATAACGGCGCGGGATTGGCCAGGCAGCGAAAGGTCAGGTTGATTCTGGCCGCCTCAATACCTGCCCGACGTGGCAGGGCGTGCTGCCAGCAAGTTTGCATACCGGCGTTCATCACCAGTACCGAGCCATGAGCCAGCGGCAGTTTGCCATACATCCTGGATTGTCCTTTACGCCGCAGGGCGAAATCCCGCTCGGCCCCGAGACTGACCGACACGACTACCGGCGCTGGGCCGAGTTCCGGTTCATCATCGCTGTGCCAGCCCATTGTATCCTGACCATTACGGTAGAGATTGCATAACACCGAATTATTAGCCAGACCCAATGCCTGGTTCAGCTCGTGGTTAAGTGTTTTTAACCGTGGATGCCAGGCCAACGGTTGCAGGGTTTTGCCTGAGTAGGTGTAGTTCAGTCCGGTGTCGCCAAGCCAGCATTGCCGTCGGGGAATCGTGTGTTCCTTGCCATAAACCCGGATTGAGTCAGAGTGCCAGGGCAGTTCGGAGAGCAGGATTTGCAGCAACGTGTCGGAATCGCGGATAAGCTCAGGGTAGTAACTTAGCTGACCGTCGAGGAGCTGCTCTGGCGTCATTCCGGAAAGCAATAACATGCTGATATTTTCCTCCAGCCTCCTTATTGGCACAGGGCTGCGGCGGTGGCAGTGTACATCTATAAATGACTGCGCTCGAAATTACGGAGTTAAAAATATCCGGGTATACCCTGAAAATCCTTGGTTTGAAATTCTGCGTTTGAACACAAGCCGACTTTTGCTATTAAGCTGCACCCATCACTCGTTGTCAAAGAGGATGGGTGTTGGTCTGGCGGAGCGTTTACGGCCGCTAAATGACTTTATGAAACTATCGGTTTTACTTCTACGTCCATGGTGCCGATCTTGTCGATACTGGCGCAGAGCTTGTCA from the Candidatus Thalassolituus haligoni genome contains:
- a CDS encoding alpha-ketoglutarate-dependent dioxygenase AlkB: MLLLSGMTPEQLLDGQLSYYPELIRDSDTLLQILLSELPWHSDSIRVYGKEHTIPRRQCWLGDTGLNYTYSGKTLQPLAWHPRLKTLNHELNQALGLANNSVLCNLYRNGQDTMGWHSDDEPELGPAPVVVSVSLGAERDFALRRKGQSRMYGKLPLAHGSVLVMNAGMQTCWQHALPRRAGIEAARINLTFRCLANPAPLF